Proteins from a genomic interval of Bradyrhizobium sp. CCGB01:
- a CDS encoding TonB-dependent siderophore receptor — translation MTRELSAKKIVRTLSLGAVSYLALSIESSGDLQHASAQSNLPPVTVDAPKPRVRQSIQRSQSTRASRGQRQAATTAPRQAAPVPYVVPSTGTVGTVPPAYAGGQVASGGSLGLLGNRGVMNTPFNQTSYTAELIQNQQARTIREVLANDPSVRVVQAAGGGADSLFIRGFYYDSGDYGLNGLYGIAPYYSTGANFVERVEVLKGPSALLNGMTAGGTGVSSGGAVGGSVNLITKHAPDIDITQLTATYASKSQFGENIDVSRRYGEHKEWGVRLNSTYSNGNTPWNRQTDEFGNAVLGLDYRGERVRAAVDIGYQADNLNPPMRFFNVPTTTTVIPAPPKAGLNFQVPWAYYAPTDFFTTARGEVDVTDWMTAYGAFGYHDSNINYAYPSPNISNVAAGALTSPPGVSQLGGLWSRPFAGKETFETLAGEAGVRATADTGPVNHAVNVNYSITDRTYNQKVWTRSSSALADLIFWNLYTEPTNIAKPNFSTLSASQVTGVSLSSVGVSDTMSILNKRVQLTLGVRRQTAGTEVTNILSPALSRPEQDTSVWSPAYAILVKPVENVALYANYIEGLQTPVVVSGNFTNVGTVFPPAQTKQAEAGMKIDAGRFTTTLSVFDISQPSIISVASGVSASQQLNGRQRNRGAELNVFGEITPDIRVLGGVALIDGVQEQTQGGINDGKKAVGVPVVNVNMGAEWDTPFVRGLTFTGRVIYTGSQYVNVTNTLTLPEWTRVDIGARYTFISPWNGKPIVVRANIENVGNKAYWASAYSGVITLGAPRTYLVSTTFNF, via the coding sequence ATGACGCGTGAACTCTCGGCCAAGAAAATCGTACGTACGCTATCGCTGGGAGCGGTGAGTTATCTTGCGCTGTCGATCGAATCGTCGGGTGACCTTCAGCATGCATCTGCGCAATCGAATCTGCCGCCTGTAACCGTCGATGCTCCCAAGCCAAGAGTTCGGCAGTCGATCCAAAGATCCCAGTCGACGCGCGCGTCGCGGGGACAGAGGCAGGCCGCTACGACGGCTCCGCGTCAGGCTGCGCCTGTTCCCTATGTGGTGCCTTCGACCGGTACGGTCGGCACTGTACCGCCTGCCTATGCAGGCGGGCAGGTCGCGAGCGGTGGAAGTCTCGGACTTCTGGGCAATCGCGGCGTGATGAACACGCCGTTCAACCAGACCAGCTATACGGCCGAGCTCATCCAGAACCAGCAAGCGCGCACGATCCGTGAGGTTCTCGCCAACGATCCCTCGGTCAGGGTCGTTCAAGCGGCAGGTGGTGGTGCGGATAGTCTCTTCATTCGCGGCTTCTACTATGACAGTGGTGACTATGGACTGAACGGCCTCTACGGAATTGCACCTTATTATTCTACGGGTGCAAACTTCGTCGAGCGCGTCGAGGTGCTGAAGGGGCCGAGCGCGCTGCTCAACGGTATGACGGCCGGTGGCACTGGTGTTTCGAGCGGTGGCGCGGTCGGCGGAAGCGTCAATCTGATCACAAAGCATGCGCCCGATATCGACATTACGCAGCTCACGGCAACCTACGCTTCAAAATCGCAGTTTGGCGAAAATATTGACGTCAGCCGTCGCTACGGTGAGCACAAGGAGTGGGGGGTTCGGCTGAATAGCACCTACTCGAATGGCAACACGCCCTGGAACCGTCAGACCGATGAATTCGGCAACGCGGTTCTGGGCCTCGATTATCGCGGAGAGCGCGTGCGCGCGGCAGTCGATATCGGCTATCAGGCCGACAATCTGAACCCGCCGATGCGTTTCTTCAATGTCCCGACCACAACAACGGTCATTCCCGCGCCGCCAAAGGCCGGGCTAAACTTTCAGGTTCCGTGGGCCTATTATGCACCGACCGACTTCTTTACGACCGCCAGAGGCGAAGTGGATGTCACCGACTGGATGACTGCGTATGGAGCATTCGGTTATCACGATAGCAACATCAACTACGCCTATCCGTCGCCCAACATTTCCAACGTCGCTGCGGGAGCATTGACCTCTCCGCCTGGCGTCTCTCAGTTGGGAGGTTTGTGGTCGCGACCGTTTGCCGGCAAGGAAACGTTCGAGACGCTGGCGGGCGAGGCCGGTGTCCGGGCAACGGCAGATACGGGTCCGGTCAATCATGCGGTAAACGTCAACTACTCGATCACTGACCGGACCTACAATCAGAAGGTCTGGACCCGCTCGAGCAGCGCTCTTGCGGATCTGATCTTCTGGAACTTGTATACCGAGCCGACCAACATTGCGAAACCTAACTTCTCGACGCTATCTGCCAGCCAGGTCACTGGGGTGTCGCTGTCAAGCGTCGGCGTTTCCGACACGATGTCGATCCTGAACAAGCGCGTTCAGCTCACGCTTGGCGTTCGCCGCCAGACCGCTGGAACGGAAGTGACGAACATCCTGAGCCCGGCCTTGAGTCGCCCGGAGCAAGACACGTCGGTGTGGAGTCCGGCATACGCAATTCTCGTCAAGCCGGTCGAGAACGTCGCGCTCTATGCAAATTACATCGAAGGTCTCCAGACACCCGTTGTGGTCTCGGGCAATTTTACGAATGTCGGGACGGTGTTCCCGCCAGCCCAGACGAAGCAGGCCGAGGCGGGTATGAAGATCGACGCAGGTCGATTCACGACCACGCTGAGCGTGTTCGACATTAGCCAGCCGAGCATTATTTCGGTGGCCTCCGGTGTTTCCGCGAGCCAGCAACTCAACGGCAGACAGCGCAATCGGGGTGCGGAACTCAACGTGTTCGGCGAGATCACGCCCGATATCCGTGTTCTCGGCGGCGTCGCCCTGATTGACGGTGTGCAGGAGCAGACCCAAGGCGGGATCAACGACGGAAAGAAGGCGGTCGGCGTGCCCGTCGTCAACGTCAATATGGGCGCGGAATGGGATACGCCGTTCGTGCGTGGTCTCACGTTCACGGGCAGGGTCATCTATACCGGCTCGCAATACGTCAACGTCACGAATACGCTGACCTTGCCCGAATGGACGCGTGTCGACATCGGGGCGCGATATACCTTTATATCCCCCTGGAACGGAAAACC